GTAGCCGAAGAAGATCCCGACAAATGCCGAGAAGAGAAATGCGAGGCCGACTGCATCAGGCGAGACAAAGATCGGCCAGCCGGCAAATTTCGAAATCAGATTCGAGCTTGCAAGACCGAGCCCGATACCGACAAGCCCGCCGGCAATACTCAACATCATTGCTTCGGTAAGAAATTGCTGGAGAATATCGCGTCGCCGGGCTCCGATGGACATGCGAATGCCGATTTCCCGCGTCCGTTCTGTTACGGAGACAAGCATGATATTCATGATGCCGATTCCGCCGACAATAAGAGATACCGACGCAATACTTCCCAACAACATCGTCATAATGCTCGAGGTGGCGGTTGCCGCATTTGCAATTTCGGATTGATTGCGTATAGTGAAGTCGTCCTCGTCCCACGGTTGGATTTTGTGACGGGCCCGCAGAAGGGTCGTAACCTCCTGTTGCGCCGTTGGAATCATTTCTTTTGACACAGCCGAGACGAGGATGCTGCTCACATGATCGATTCCCTGAATCTTCTTCTGCACGGTGGAGAATGGGGCAATCACAATATCATCCTGATCCTGCCCCCACGTGTTCTGGCCCTTCGGCATCAGCGTACCGGTGACAATGAAAGGCATGTTGCCTATCCGGATAATCTGCCCGACCGCATCCTGGCCGGGGAACAGGTTCTGCACAACGGTTTGCCCCAACACACAGACCTTCGTTGCCCCGCGTTCGTCCTGCTCGGTAAAAAACTCACCGCTGGCAAGCTGCCAGTCACGAATTTGAAAGAATGCGGGCGAGCCTCCCTGAATGGATGAGCCCCAGTTCAGGTTGCCGGCAACCAACTGCCTGCCTGTTCTCGTATTCGGGCTGACAAGTGCGACTGACGGACATTGTTCGCGAATCGCCTCAACATCTCCCAGCGTAAGAGACGAACGCGTACCGGCACCGCCGCGAACTCCACCTTGCATTGAAGAGCCCGGAAAGATGATCAGCACGTTCGTTCCGAGACTGGCAATCTGCGACTCAACAGCCGATTGTGCTCCTTGCCCTACCGCAACCATGGAAATCACCGCGCCCACGCCAATGATGATCCCTAACATTGTCAGCAATGCGCGTGTTTTTTGCCGCAACAATGAATCGAGCGCGATGCGCAGTGTTTCAAGAAAATTCATATCACATCCCTCTCCTGCGGCCACCGCCGGGCATGCTCGGCGCAAAGGGATTCTGTACGGATTGCGAAACTTCAGCAGAGGGATTGAACATTCCGATAATAATCTCATCCCCTTCGTTCAGTTCTGTGCGTGCAAGCTCGACGAAACGTCCGTCTTGAAGCCCGGCACCGATCATGCGAGGTTGGGGGCTCCCTCCTTCCAACACCCAGACGACTGACCTTCCTGCCCCTCTGCTGCCGGGACCGCGCCTTCCCTCACGGCCGCCACTGCCTTCCTGCTGCCATCGTCCGGGCCGGGCCGTATCAGATTGGGCGTTCATTTGCGCCATTCGTCGTGCCCTCATGCTATCCAACAGTTCTTCAGCGTTCGGGGGAGAAAACCGTGTTGCCTGAATCGGAGCACGCAACACGCTCTCCCGTGTCGCGACGACAATAGTCAGCGTTGCCGTCATGCCGGGCATAAGCTTGAGATCGGGGTTCTCGACATCTATAATCACGTTATAGGTGACAACATTCTGAGAGATGACAGGGGCGAGCCTGATTTCCCTGACCGTGCCGTGAAATTCATCCCTCGGATATGCATCTACACGAAACGTGACATCCAGTCCTTTCTTCACGTTGCCGATATCCGCTTCGTCTATGCTTGCCCGGACTTGCATTTTGCGGAGATCGTTTGCAATCTCAAACAATGTCGGTGCAGAAAGACTTGCTGCGACTGTTTGACCGACATCGACATTGCGGGAAATAACAATGCCGCTGATCGGAGACCGGATTGTGGCGTACTTCAGATTGACGTCGGCGCCCTCGAGACCTGCATTGGCCTGTTCAAGGTTGGCGCGGGCCGATTCGAGATTCGTGATTGCGGCATCCATATCCGCTTGCGAGACGAGATTCTTGCCGAAGAGATCCTGAATACGATGATGGTCCCGCTCCGCCTGATTCAATGAGGCACGGGCTCGCGTGACGCCGGCCTTTGCCTGATTCATCGCTGCTTGAAGAAATGTGGGATCCAGTTGCGCCAGCAAATCGCCCCTCTTTACCTCTGAATTGAAATCTGCATACAGTCTCGCGATCCGGCCGGAAACCTGCGAGCCAACCTGAACCGTCGTGTCGGCGTTGACTGTTCCCGTTGCGCTGATGGTCACAGTAACATCGCCCCTGTCGATTTTTGCGGTTCGATAGGTAATCTTATCTTTATCTCCGTTGGTCAACCACAGGAAACCGCCGCCGAGAAGAATGACGGCACCAATAACAATCCACAACCACTTCTTCATGTGCATACACCTCTTCTGATCATAATTATGAGTGGAATACCGTGCTAACGCTACGAATTGGACACCCTGCCGGACATCGCGGTTTAAGCGGGGCTG
This window of the Bacteroidota bacterium genome carries:
- a CDS encoding efflux RND transporter periplasmic adaptor subunit, translating into MKKWLWIVIGAVILLGGGFLWLTNGDKDKITYRTAKIDRGDVTVTISATGTVNADTTVQVGSQVSGRIARLYADFNSEVKRGDLLAQLDPTFLQAAMNQAKAGVTRARASLNQAERDHHRIQDLFGKNLVSQADMDAAITNLESARANLEQANAGLEGADVNLKYATIRSPISGIVISRNVDVGQTVAASLSAPTLFEIANDLRKMQVRASIDEADIGNVKKGLDVTFRVDAYPRDEFHGTVREIRLAPVISQNVVTYNVIIDVENPDLKLMPGMTATLTIVVATRESVLRAPIQATRFSPPNAEELLDSMRARRMAQMNAQSDTARPGRWQQEGSGGREGRRGPGSRGAGRSVVWVLEGGSPQPRMIGAGLQDGRFVELARTELNEGDEIIIGMFNPSAEVSQSVQNPFAPSMPGGGRRRGM
- a CDS encoding ABC transporter permease — protein: MNFLETLRIALDSLLRQKTRALLTMLGIIIGVGAVISMVAVGQGAQSAVESQIASLGTNVLIIFPGSSMQGGVRGGAGTRSSLTLGDVEAIREQCPSVALVSPNTRTGRQLVAGNLNWGSSIQGGSPAFFQIRDWQLASGEFFTEQDERGATKVCVLGQTVVQNLFPGQDAVGQIIRIGNMPFIVTGTLMPKGQNTWGQDQDDIVIAPFSTVQKKIQGIDHVSSILVSAVSKEMIPTAQQEVTTLLRARHKIQPWDEDDFTIRNQSEIANAATATSSIMTMLLGSIASVSLIVGGIGIMNIMLVSVTERTREIGIRMSIGARRRDILQQFLTEAMMLSIAGGLVGIGLGLASSNLISKFAGWPIFVSPDAVGLAFLFSAFVGIFFGYYPARKAAQLSPIDALRYE